The Ignavibacteriales bacterium genome has a window encoding:
- the rplP gene encoding 50S ribosomal protein L16 has product MKGKATRGATIAFGDFGLKAMEPGWVTQRQIEASRVALTRMMKREGKVWIRIFPDKPVTKKPAETRMGSGKGSPEFWVAVIKPGRVLFELGGINRATAAEAMKLAAHKLAIKTKFVTRIDYQGV; this is encoded by the coding sequence ATGAAGGGTAAGGCGACGCGCGGTGCAACGATTGCTTTTGGAGATTTCGGATTGAAAGCGATGGAACCAGGGTGGGTGACGCAGAGACAGATTGAAGCGTCACGTGTTGCACTGACTCGCATGATGAAACGCGAAGGCAAAGTATGGATTCGAATTTTTCCGGATAAACCGGTTACGAAGAAACCAGCGGAAACTCGTATGGGAAGCGGCAAGGGTTCACCAGAATTTTGGGTTGCAGTGATAAAGCCCGGCCGTGTTCTGTTTGAATTGGGCGGTATTAACCGTGCAACGGCGGCAGAAGCTATGAAGCTTGCAGCACATAAGCTTGCGATTAAAACAAAGTTTGTCACCCGGATCGATTATCAGGGTGTATAA
- the rplC gene encoding 50S ribosomal protein L3: MSGILGKKIGMTSLFDENGEAVPCTVIEAGPCYVTQVRTQAKDGYDAIQLGFDEKKDRLVNKPLKGHFAKAATKALRLMREFRGANGASMKTGDEVKVDMFSPGDIVDVSGKSKGRGFQGVVKRHHFGGVGMTTHGASDRVRAPGSIGGSSYPSRVFKGMRMGGRMGFERVTIKNLKVVKVIPESNILIIRGSVPGAINGYLEIEKKHN, translated from the coding sequence GTGAGTGGCATTTTAGGAAAAAAAATTGGAATGACAAGTCTCTTCGATGAGAATGGTGAAGCAGTTCCTTGCACCGTTATCGAAGCGGGTCCGTGCTACGTCACCCAGGTCAGAACACAAGCGAAGGATGGCTATGATGCAATTCAGCTTGGTTTTGATGAAAAGAAAGACCGCCTTGTCAACAAGCCATTAAAGGGACATTTTGCAAAGGCAGCAACAAAAGCGCTGCGTTTGATGCGTGAATTCAGAGGAGCGAATGGAGCTTCAATGAAAACAGGCGACGAAGTGAAGGTTGATATGTTCTCCCCTGGTGATATTGTTGACGTGAGTGGAAAATCAAAGGGTCGCGGATTTCAAGGTGTTGTGAAACGTCATCATTTCGGTGGTGTCGGCATGACAACACACGGCGCATCAGATCGTGTACGTGCTCCCGGATCTATCGGCGGAAGTTCCTATCCATCGCGTGTTTTTAAAGGTATGCGTATGGGTGGGCGTATGGGATTTGAACGAGTCACAATAAAGAATCTAAAAGTTGTCAAGGTGATACCGGAGTCCAATATTCTCATTATTCGCGGCTCGGTTCCAGGTGCGATCAATGGATATTTGGAAATTGAAAAGAAGCATAATTAA
- the rplV gene encoding 50S ribosomal protein L22, with product MEAKAINRYIGTSPRKMRLVIDLIRGKGVEEALSILHFTTKAAAKTAEQVLRSAISNVQNKEESGRVDTATLYVKEAFVNGGAMAKRVLPAPMGRAFRVRKRSNHITIIVAQREQAKAIVPKAKASTDAKKTDTKKSEPATATKEVTES from the coding sequence ATGGAAGCGAAAGCAATAAATAGATATATCGGAACATCACCGCGTAAAATGCGGCTGGTGATTGATCTGATCCGCGGTAAAGGAGTAGAGGAAGCATTGAGCATTCTTCACTTCACAACAAAAGCCGCTGCAAAGACAGCAGAACAAGTTCTTCGTTCAGCGATCTCCAATGTGCAGAATAAGGAAGAAAGCGGACGAGTGGACACTGCAACCTTGTATGTGAAGGAAGCGTTTGTCAATGGAGGTGCGATGGCGAAGCGAGTATTGCCAGCGCCGATGGGACGCGCCTTTCGTGTACGGAAACGTTCAAACCATATTACTATTATAGTAGCGCAGCGCGAACAAGCGAAGGCGATAGTTCCAAAAGCCAAAGCTTCGACCGATGCAAAGAAAACCGATACAAAGAAATCGGAACCAGCAACAGCAACAAAAGAAGTAACCGAAAGTTAA
- a CDS encoding type Z 30S ribosomal protein S14, with protein MARLAMRVKAKRTPKHKVSQHNRCNICGRPRSYYRKFGLCRICLRKLALEGKIPGVRKASW; from the coding sequence TTGGCACGCTTAGCAATGCGAGTAAAGGCGAAGAGAACGCCAAAACACAAAGTTTCACAACACAACCGTTGCAACATCTGTGGTCGTCCGCGCAGCTATTATCGCAAGTTCGGCCTCTGCCGTATCTGCCTCCGTAAGCTCGCGCTTGAAGGCAAGATTCCCGGTGTTCGCAAGGCAAGTTGGTAA
- the rplD gene encoding 50S ribosomal protein L4, whose amino-acid sequence MQVDVYNIDGTLSGEKIELDANIFEIEPNDHVIYQAVRSIQANQRQGTHKVKTRSEVSGGGRKPFKQKKTGRARAGTTRSPLWIGGGSIFGPTPHDYVVKLPAKVRKLARKSALSYKAKDGAVKVVEDFQFDEVKTKKMSAILKALSIDKQKTLLLTKTTDGTLLKSGRNIPKLQVREADKASTFEILKNQVLLIQKSAVDVLQKSLKN is encoded by the coding sequence ATGCAGGTTGATGTCTATAATATAGATGGCACGCTCAGCGGCGAGAAGATTGAGCTGGATGCGAATATTTTCGAGATCGAGCCAAATGACCACGTCATCTATCAGGCTGTGCGCAGTATTCAGGCAAATCAGCGTCAAGGCACACACAAAGTAAAAACACGCAGTGAAGTAAGCGGCGGTGGTCGGAAACCGTTTAAGCAGAAAAAAACAGGCCGCGCGCGCGCAGGAACGACTCGTTCACCGTTGTGGATAGGTGGCGGTTCGATTTTTGGACCAACTCCGCATGATTATGTGGTCAAACTTCCCGCAAAGGTTCGCAAGCTTGCGCGTAAGTCCGCTCTGAGCTATAAAGCAAAAGATGGAGCCGTCAAGGTAGTGGAAGATTTTCAATTTGATGAAGTAAAGACAAAAAAAATGTCAGCGATACTCAAAGCTCTTTCCATAGATAAACAAAAAACATTGTTATTGACGAAGACAACAGATGGAACGCTGTTGAAGTCAGGACGCAATATTCCGAAGCTGCAAGTGCGCGAAGCAGATAAAGCATCAACATTTGAAATTCTAAAAAATCAGGTGCTGCTTATTCAAAAGAGCGCCGTTGATGTTTTGCAAAAATCTTTGAAGAATTAG
- the rplE gene encoding 50S ribosomal protein L5 — MPARLFERYQKESVPALMKKFQFKSRMQVPQLEKIAINIGVGQATQDPKLLDAAVHELESITGQKVAITKSKKAISNFKLRENLPIGCRVTLRRAKMYEFLDRFISVALPRVRDFRGLSDTSFDGHGNYTLGIKEQIIFPEIDVDKVTRVSGMDITFVTTAKNDVEAYELLKELGMPFVKRQEIVQPAAQNK; from the coding sequence GTGCCTGCGCGTTTGTTCGAACGCTATCAAAAAGAATCAGTACCGGCACTGATGAAGAAATTTCAGTTTAAAAGCAGAATGCAAGTGCCGCAATTAGAAAAGATAGCAATTAATATCGGAGTTGGACAAGCGACACAGGATCCAAAACTGCTTGATGCAGCTGTGCATGAGTTGGAATCTATTACTGGACAAAAAGTCGCCATCACAAAATCTAAGAAAGCGATTTCTAATTTCAAACTGCGAGAGAATCTTCCCATCGGATGCCGTGTCACCTTGCGCCGTGCGAAGATGTACGAATTTTTAGATCGGTTTATTAGTGTCGCATTACCCCGTGTTCGTGATTTTCGCGGTTTATCAGATACCTCATTTGACGGACATGGTAATTATACTCTTGGAATAAAAGAGCAGATTATTTTTCCGGAAATTGATGTAGACAAAGTAACACGTGTGAGCGGCATGGATATTACCTTCGTCACCACAGCCAAGAATGACGTTGAAGCGTATGAATTATTAAAAGAGCTTGGCATGCCGTTTGTAAAACGGCAAGAAATTGTTCAACCAGCAGCCCAAAATAAGTAA
- the fusA gene encoding elongation factor G produces the protein MPREYSLEKTRNIGIMAHIDAGKTTTTERILFYTGRLHRIGEVHDGAATMDWMEQEKERGITITSAATTCFWRDNQINIIDTPGHVDFTIEVERSLRVLDGAVALFCSVGGVEPQSETVWRQADKYGVPRIAFVNKMDRAGADFLAVIEMMKSRLKANAVPIQLPVGEGDMFAGIIDLITMKARMYHEETQGATWDEIDIPVKLRPKANEYRIKMLEAVADEDDTLLEKYLNGKEISPAEVIEVLRRSTLKGGIIPVLCGSSFKNKGVQDLMDAVVDFLPSPKDINNGEIHGHHPHKHDDVIRKISDDGPFTALAFKIMSDPFVGRLTYFRVYSGTLSAGSYVHNIITDRKERIARILRMHANHREEVQEAYAGDIVAAIGLKNTRTGDTLSTEEDPIILERMEFPDPVIDVAIEPKTKVDLEKMGEAMQRLAEEDPTFRISTNEETGQTIISGMGELHLEIIIDRMRREFKVEANVGKPQVAYKETITKKVTAEGKFVRQSGGRGQFGHVWIDVEPNEKGKGFEFENDIVGGAVPKEYIKPTEQGIIEAMRNGVLAGYPMEDIKVRLFDGSFHAVDSSEMAFKIAGSMAFQSGAKKAGPVLLEPVMAVEVVTPEEYLGDVMGDLNSRRGKIEGMTPRKDAQVIKAHVPLSEMFGYATQLRSMTQGRSLYTMQFSHYEPVPKNIAEEIVEKVRGKSNAAA, from the coding sequence ATGCCTCGTGAGTATTCTTTAGAAAAAACTAGAAATATTGGCATCATGGCACATATTGATGCTGGTAAGACGACTACGACAGAACGTATTTTGTTCTATACTGGTCGATTGCATCGTATTGGTGAAGTCCATGACGGTGCTGCAACGATGGATTGGATGGAGCAGGAGAAGGAACGGGGTATTACGATTACTAGTGCAGCGACAACATGTTTCTGGCGCGACAATCAAATTAATATCATTGATACACCGGGCCATGTTGATTTTACGATTGAAGTCGAGCGTTCGCTTCGCGTGCTCGATGGCGCTGTTGCTTTGTTCTGTTCGGTTGGCGGTGTAGAGCCACAATCTGAAACAGTCTGGCGTCAAGCCGATAAGTATGGTGTGCCTCGAATAGCATTTGTCAATAAAATGGACAGAGCTGGTGCAGATTTTCTTGCTGTCATAGAAATGATGAAATCGCGTCTCAAAGCAAATGCGGTACCAATTCAATTGCCTGTTGGTGAAGGTGATATGTTTGCGGGTATCATCGATTTGATTACAATGAAAGCCAGGATGTATCATGAAGAGACGCAAGGGGCTACATGGGATGAAATTGACATTCCGGTAAAACTCAGACCCAAGGCAAATGAATATCGAATAAAGATGCTTGAAGCGGTTGCTGATGAAGATGATACATTGCTCGAAAAATATCTGAACGGGAAAGAAATTTCTCCAGCAGAGGTTATAGAGGTTTTAAGGCGTTCTACACTCAAAGGCGGAATTATTCCAGTTCTCTGTGGCTCTTCCTTTAAAAACAAAGGCGTACAAGATCTGATGGACGCAGTTGTTGATTTCTTACCGTCACCCAAAGATATTAACAACGGTGAGATTCATGGACACCATCCTCACAAACATGATGATGTTATCCGGAAGATAAGCGATGATGGACCGTTCACAGCGTTAGCGTTTAAAATTATGAGTGATCCTTTTGTCGGCAGATTGACATATTTCCGGGTTTATTCTGGAACGCTTTCTGCTGGTTCCTATGTGCATAATATTATTACAGATCGAAAAGAACGCATTGCCCGTATTCTTCGAATGCATGCGAATCATCGTGAAGAAGTGCAAGAAGCTTACGCAGGTGATATTGTAGCAGCAATTGGTTTAAAAAATACTCGCACAGGTGATACGCTTTCGACTGAAGAGGATCCTATTATTCTTGAGCGGATGGAATTTCCTGATCCTGTCATCGATGTTGCTATTGAGCCGAAAACAAAAGTTGATTTGGAAAAGATGGGTGAGGCAATGCAGCGTCTCGCAGAGGAAGATCCTACATTTCGAATCTCTACCAATGAAGAAACAGGACAAACAATTATCAGCGGTATGGGTGAATTACATCTGGAAATTATTATAGATCGGATGCGGCGTGAGTTCAAGGTAGAAGCAAATGTTGGAAAGCCGCAGGTTGCGTATAAAGAAACGATTACGAAGAAAGTAACAGCAGAAGGCAAATTCGTTCGCCAATCGGGCGGTCGTGGTCAGTTTGGACATGTGTGGATTGACGTTGAGCCGAATGAAAAAGGCAAGGGCTTTGAGTTTGAAAATGATATTGTCGGTGGTGCGGTTCCAAAAGAATATATTAAACCAACCGAACAGGGTATTATTGAGGCAATGCGAAACGGAGTGCTTGCCGGATATCCCATGGAAGATATTAAGGTACGATTGTTCGACGGATCGTTCCATGCAGTTGACTCATCAGAAATGGCATTTAAAATTGCTGGTTCCATGGCGTTTCAATCTGGAGCAAAAAAAGCCGGACCGGTATTGCTTGAACCAGTAATGGCAGTTGAGGTTGTGACTCCCGAAGAATACCTTGGCGATGTCATGGGCGATCTTAATTCTCGCCGCGGTAAGATAGAAGGAATGACTCCGCGAAAAGATGCGCAGGTGATAAAAGCGCATGTACCGTTATCAGAAATGTTTGGCTATGCGACGCAACTGCGTTCGATGACACAAGGCAGGTCGCTTTATACAATGCAGTTTTCACACTATGAACCTGTACCAAAGAATATTGCGGAAGAAATTGTGGAAAAAGTTCGCGGAAAAAGTAATGCAGCCGCGTAA
- the rplN gene encoding 50S ribosomal protein L14: MIQEETNLVAADNSGAKRVQCIRVLGGHDRRYAGVGDLIVVSVKSAIPGAPVKKGEVSRAVVVRTKKEIRRKDGSYIRFDENAAVLLNAQGEPRGTRIFGPVARELRERQFMKIISLAPEVL, encoded by the coding sequence ATGATCCAGGAAGAAACGAATTTAGTAGCTGCCGATAATTCGGGAGCGAAACGCGTCCAGTGCATTCGTGTACTTGGCGGCCACGATAGACGCTACGCAGGTGTTGGCGATCTTATCGTTGTATCCGTGAAGAGCGCTATTCCGGGCGCTCCGGTAAAAAAAGGTGAAGTCTCGCGTGCTGTGGTTGTGCGGACAAAGAAAGAAATTCGCCGGAAGGATGGTTCGTACATTCGGTTCGATGAGAATGCTGCCGTGTTGCTGAATGCACAGGGTGAGCCGCGCGGAACACGTATTTTTGGTCCGGTGGCGAGAGAGTTGCGTGAACGTCAATTTATGAAAATCATTTCCTTAGCACCTGAGGTGCTCTAA
- the rplX gene encoding 50S ribosomal protein L24, translated as MAQNLHVHKNDTALVVSGEFRKKQGKVLKVFPDTQRVIIENVNIIKRATRPSQKSPQGGVVQKEGSIRASNVMVICPKCSKPTRIGHTHVKDATSDKKKTMRTCKLCKEMF; from the coding sequence ATGGCGCAGAATTTACATGTACACAAAAATGATACTGCTTTGGTCGTCTCGGGCGAGTTCCGAAAAAAACAAGGCAAAGTGTTGAAAGTGTTTCCCGATACTCAGCGGGTGATTATCGAGAACGTCAACATTATTAAAAGAGCCACACGGCCCTCACAGAAAAGTCCGCAAGGCGGAGTTGTTCAGAAAGAAGGAAGCATCCGAGCTTCTAATGTGATGGTGATTTGTCCGAAGTGCAGTAAACCGACTCGCATTGGACATACGCATGTGAAAGATGCAACGAGTGATAAAAAGAAGACAATGAGAACCTGCAAACTGTGTAAAGAGATGTTCTAA
- the rplB gene encoding 50S ribosomal protein L2, which produces MAIRKLRPMTPATRFYSISAFDEITKKEPEKALLESNKKSGGRNNLGRITSRHRGGGHKRQYRIIDFKRNKLGIAGTIAAIEYDPNRAARIALIHYPDGEKRYIIAAHGMKVGAKIMSGPQAEIENGNAMPLKNIPAGTFVYNVEFTPGKGGQIGRSAGNSLQVMAKEGEWVSLKLPSGEIRKFRSDCYATIGLVGNADHENISLGKAGRSRWLGIRPQSRGMAMNPVDHPMGGGEGRSKSGGGGQHPESPWGKYAKGLKTRKRKNQSNKYIVKRRK; this is translated from the coding sequence ATGGCAATTCGAAAATTACGACCAATGACTCCTGCGACGAGATTCTATTCTATCTCGGCGTTTGATGAGATAACGAAGAAAGAACCGGAAAAGGCTCTTCTCGAATCAAATAAAAAATCGGGTGGAAGAAATAATCTTGGACGTATCACGTCGCGTCACCGCGGTGGTGGACATAAACGTCAGTATCGAATTATAGATTTCAAGCGCAACAAGCTCGGAATTGCTGGAACAATTGCTGCAATAGAATACGATCCAAATCGCGCAGCACGCATTGCATTGATCCATTATCCTGATGGTGAAAAACGGTACATCATCGCAGCACATGGAATGAAAGTCGGTGCAAAAATAATGTCCGGCCCGCAGGCTGAAATTGAAAACGGCAATGCAATGCCGTTGAAAAATATTCCAGCAGGTACGTTTGTGTATAATGTTGAATTTACTCCCGGCAAAGGTGGTCAAATTGGCCGCAGTGCCGGTAATTCCCTGCAGGTGATGGCAAAAGAAGGCGAGTGGGTTTCGTTAAAATTGCCTTCGGGAGAAATAAGAAAATTTCGTTCGGATTGCTATGCAACGATCGGATTAGTCGGTAACGCAGACCATGAAAATATCAGTCTTGGCAAAGCCGGGAGGTCGCGTTGGCTTGGAATTCGTCCTCAATCACGCGGAATGGCGATGAATCCCGTAGATCACCCGATGGGTGGTGGTGAAGGTCGTTCAAAAAGCGGCGGAGGAGGACAGCATCCAGAATCTCCTTGGGGCAAGTATGCCAAAGGATTGAAAACACGCAAGCGGAAAAATCAGTCAAACAAATACATCGTTAAACGTCGTAAGTAA
- the rpmC gene encoding 50S ribosomal protein L29, with protein MKAHDLRQLSDAELLKRIQEEEENLSHLKFQKVIGQLENPMKLGHVRKGIARIKTILRDRQLNPSTEKPAQATPQAGQVEQPK; from the coding sequence ATGAAGGCACATGACTTGCGACAACTCTCTGACGCAGAATTGCTGAAGAGAATTCAAGAAGAAGAAGAGAACCTGTCCCATCTGAAATTTCAGAAGGTCATTGGTCAACTCGAAAATCCGATGAAATTAGGACATGTTCGAAAAGGAATCGCGCGGATTAAAACAATTCTTCGTGACCGACAATTGAACCCATCAACCGAGAAACCTGCACAAGCGACGCCTCAAGCCGGGCAAGTTGAGCAGCCTAAGTAA
- the rpsJ gene encoding 30S ribosomal protein S10, translating into MAGQKIRIKLKSFDHNLIDKSAEKIIKTVKSTGAIVSGPIPLPTKRSVYTVNRSPHVDKKSREQFETRSHKRLIDILNSTSRTVDSLMKLELPAGVDVEIKV; encoded by the coding sequence TTGGCTGGACAAAAAATTAGAATAAAGCTGAAGTCATTCGATCACAATTTGATCGACAAGTCTGCAGAGAAAATTATTAAAACGGTGAAGTCGACAGGTGCTATCGTCTCTGGCCCGATTCCGTTGCCGACGAAACGAAGTGTCTATACGGTTAATCGTTCTCCGCACGTCGATAAGAAATCTCGAGAACAGTTCGAGACACGGTCGCACAAGAGATTGATTGATATTCTCAATTCGACAAGCCGTACTGTCGATTCGCTGATGAAGTTAGAACTTCCAGCAGGCGTCGATGTCGAGATTAAAGTATAG
- the rpsS gene encoding 30S ribosomal protein S19: MSRSIKKGPFVDLKLQEKIEVLNKSNQKRVVKTWSRASTIIPEFVGHTFAVHNGNKFIPVYIHEAMVGHKLGEFAPTRVFRGHPGVKSEKTTSPA; this comes from the coding sequence ATGAGTCGTTCGATAAAAAAGGGGCCGTTCGTTGACCTCAAGCTGCAAGAAAAAATAGAAGTGCTCAACAAATCGAACCAGAAACGTGTTGTCAAAACCTGGTCGCGAGCGAGCACAATTATTCCCGAATTTGTCGGGCATACCTTCGCGGTGCACAACGGAAATAAATTTATACCGGTGTACATTCACGAAGCGATGGTAGGACACAAGCTCGGTGAGTTTGCACCGACTCGCGTTTTCCGCGGACATCCCGGCGTGAAGAGCGAAAAGACAACATCACCAGCGTAA
- the rplW gene encoding 50S ribosomal protein L23, which yields MVGILVRPIITEKMTELGDKRQYAFEVPTSVNKIEVCKAVEKKFNVKVTSVRTVIVKGKRKNQMTKRGRFEGHTKTWKKAIVTLKEGDKIDYFGNV from the coding sequence ATGGTAGGTATTCTCGTTCGACCAATTATCACAGAGAAAATGACAGAACTCGGCGACAAACGCCAATATGCGTTTGAGGTCCCGACCTCTGTGAACAAGATTGAAGTGTGCAAAGCAGTCGAAAAGAAATTCAATGTCAAGGTGACGAGTGTGCGCACCGTCATCGTCAAAGGAAAGCGTAAAAATCAGATGACAAAACGCGGTCGCTTTGAAGGACATACAAAGACATGGAAGAAGGCGATCGTAACGCTGAAAGAAGGCGATAAGATCGATTACTTCGGTAACGTCTGA
- the rplF gene encoding 50S ribosomal protein L6, whose amino-acid sequence MSRIGRKPIEIPKGVTVTVKNGTISVKGPKGELIEKVHPDIGAEVKNQQILITRKSDEGKYRALHGLWRALVQNMITGVTLGYSKKLEIIGVGYRAEMKGTRLNLLLGFSHPILFAAPDGIKIEAPTQTSILISGIHKQLVGLVAAKIRSFRPPEPYKGKGVKYEGEYIRRKAGKAAATAAK is encoded by the coding sequence GTGTCACGTATCGGTAGAAAACCAATTGAAATCCCAAAGGGCGTCACAGTGACTGTGAAGAACGGTACTATTTCCGTTAAAGGACCAAAGGGTGAATTAATTGAAAAAGTACATCCAGATATTGGCGCGGAAGTGAAAAACCAGCAGATACTCATTACGCGCAAATCGGATGAAGGAAAATATCGTGCACTCCATGGATTGTGGCGTGCGCTTGTTCAAAATATGATTACCGGCGTGACTCTTGGGTACTCTAAAAAGTTAGAGATCATCGGCGTTGGGTACCGTGCAGAGATGAAGGGAACACGCTTAAATCTTTTGCTTGGTTTTAGTCATCCAATATTATTTGCAGCACCGGATGGTATTAAGATTGAAGCGCCGACACAGACGAGCATCTTGATAAGCGGCATTCATAAACAGCTTGTTGGATTAGTCGCTGCGAAGATACGATCGTTCCGTCCACCTGAGCCATACAAAGGCAAGGGTGTCAAGTACGAGGGCGAGTACATTCGTCGCAAAGCTGGTAAAGCTGCTGCTACGGCTGCAAAGTAA
- the rpsQ gene encoding 30S ribosomal protein S17: MTEIQKEIPKRARRKVRIGKVVSNKMLKSIVVAVERQVAHALYKKYFRRTTKLMAHDEKQEAGIGDTVKIMETRPMSARKRWRLVEIIEKAK, encoded by the coding sequence ATGACAGAAATCCAAAAAGAAATTCCAAAACGCGCACGGCGCAAAGTTCGAATCGGTAAAGTGGTGAGCAACAAAATGTTGAAGAGTATTGTGGTTGCGGTAGAGCGTCAGGTTGCACATGCACTCTATAAAAAATATTTCCGCCGTACAACAAAGTTGATGGCGCACGACGAAAAGCAGGAAGCTGGTATTGGCGATACTGTGAAGATTATGGAAACCCGGCCGATGAGCGCACGCAAGCGCTGGCGGTTAGTGGAAATTATTGAAAAAGCTAAATAG
- the tuf gene encoding elongation factor Tu, whose protein sequence is MAKEKFDRSKPHVNVGTIGHVDHGKTTLTAAITMVLAKKGLSQIRTFDSIDNAPEEKARGITINTAHVEYSTEKRHYAHVDCPGHADYIKNMITGAAQMDGAILVVAATDGPMPQTREHILLAHQVNVPKMLVFMNKVDAVDDPELLDLVELEVRDLLKKNDFPGDEIPIIRGSALKAMEAALRPDVKADDPAFKCIMELMDAVDSYITLPKRDSERPFLMPIEDVFSITGRGTVGTGRVERGKAKVGDEVEVVGLGMHKKTVITGAEMFRKELDEVVAGDNAGLLMRGIEKDELERGMVVAKPGTITPHTKFTAQIYVLKKEEGGRHTPFLTGYRPQFYFRTTDVTGVAELPAGVEMVMPGDNLDAINIELISPIAMEEGQRFAVREGGRTVGAGVITKIIK, encoded by the coding sequence ATGGCAAAGGAAAAATTTGACCGTAGCAAGCCGCACGTGAACGTCGGCACGATCGGCCACGTTGACCACGGAAAGACCACTCTGACGGCTGCCATCACTATGGTGCTTGCCAAGAAGGGTCTCTCCCAGATTCGAACATTTGATTCAATTGACAATGCTCCAGAAGAAAAAGCGCGCGGTATAACGATTAATACGGCGCACGTTGAATATTCCACAGAGAAACGCCATTATGCTCACGTCGACTGTCCGGGTCACGCCGATTATATTAAAAATATGATCACCGGTGCCGCACAGATGGATGGTGCTATATTAGTCGTTGCTGCAACAGATGGTCCTATGCCGCAAACCCGTGAACATATTTTGCTTGCTCACCAGGTGAATGTACCGAAGATGCTGGTGTTCATGAATAAGGTGGATGCAGTTGACGATCCGGAACTCTTGGATCTTGTCGAACTCGAAGTCCGTGATTTATTAAAGAAGAACGATTTTCCTGGTGATGAAATTCCTATCATCCGTGGTTCTGCTTTGAAAGCGATGGAAGCAGCTCTTCGGCCGGATGTGAAGGCTGATGATCCTGCGTTCAAGTGTATTATGGAATTGATGGATGCAGTTGATAGCTACATTACATTGCCGAAACGTGATTCAGAACGTCCGTTCTTAATGCCGATCGAAGATGTGTTTTCCATTACTGGTCGCGGCACGGTCGGAACAGGTCGTGTAGAACGTGGTAAAGCAAAGGTCGGCGATGAAGTAGAAGTCGTTGGTCTCGGCATGCATAAAAAGACAGTTATTACCGGTGCCGAAATGTTCCGCAAGGAATTGGACGAAGTGGTTGCGGGTGATAACGCAGGTCTGTTGATGCGCGGTATTGAAAAAGATGAACTTGAGCGTGGCATGGTCGTTGCAAAGCCGGGAACGATTACTCCGCACACAAAATTCACTGCACAGATTTACGTTTTAAAGAAAGAAGAAGGCGGACGTCACACACCGTTCTTGACCGGGTATCGTCCTCAATTCTATTTCCGAACAACAGACGTTACCGGTGTTGCAGAGTTGCCAGCCGGAGTTGAGATGGTTATGCCGGGTGATAACCTTGACGCTATTAACATTGAACTGATTTCTCCCATCGCGATGGAAGAAGGACAGAGGTTCGCAGTTCGCGAAGGTGGACGCACGGTTGGTGCTGGCGTTATTACAAAGATCATAAAGTAA
- the rpsH gene encoding 30S ribosomal protein S8: MSKTDPIADYLTRIRNAAKAKHRRVDIPSSNLKKAISKILLEKSFVSGFTVLEDKKQNILRINLKYYNGKPVITGLRRISKPGIRLYRGSNELPRVLGGLGVAIISTSKGVMTDAQAKKDNVGGEILAYIW; the protein is encoded by the coding sequence ATGTCGAAGACTGATCCAATCGCTGATTATCTAACGAGAATCCGCAACGCAGCAAAAGCGAAGCATCGCAGGGTGGATATTCCATCCTCCAATTTGAAGAAAGCGATTTCTAAAATCCTTTTAGAAAAAAGTTTTGTTTCTGGGTTCACGGTGCTGGAAGACAAGAAGCAGAATATTCTGCGGATTAATCTGAAGTACTATAATGGAAAGCCGGTCATCACCGGATTACGCCGTATCAGTAAGCCAGGTATTCGATTGTACCGCGGATCAAATGAATTACCGCGTGTGCTTGGCGGTTTGGGTGTTGCTATCATTTCGACTTCCAAAGGTGTGATGACGGATGCGCAAGCGAAAAAAGATAATGTTGGCGGCGAAATTCTTGCCTATATCTGGTAA